The genomic interval AGCTCTTGTGTCTTGGATGCGCTGCCTTCCTCCCCGCGGGGTTCTGCAGGAGGGGCGGGGAGCCCTGAGTCTGGGGTGCTTGCCGGAAAACTCGGCGCGTACGTGGTCTTCACCATCTTTCGTACGTCGCGGGGCCGCGGAATGGCCACGCGCGGGCGCCCCGAGGCCGCTTCTCCAGAGCCCACCGCTTCAGGGCGCGCATCGGCATCCAGGGTGCGGCTGAGAGGCAGCTGGGTTGCAGCCACCTCTGGCGACAGCTGGTTGCCTGGGAAGGCAAGATCCGGCATCTCCCGCGTTGACGGACTTTGAACCTCTGTTAGCTTTGGAGTCCCTGGTGCAGACGACATGGGCGGCACCAGTTCCTCTTGGGCCGCGCCATTCATAGCTACCCGCGTAGACACTACCGATGAGCTCTGCACTGTGGAGTTCCACGTCTCCTGGGGCGATGGGCTCCACGTTCCAACAGGACGATCTGGAGTCTCCCACGAGGGCAAGGTCGGCGGGGACGGGCTCCTACTTCCCTCAACTGCATCCCCAACTGCCGGATGCGACACCTCCCACGAGGAGGGAGCTTCGGGGGATGGGCTTCTTGCCCTGGCAACACCTCGATTCCACTGGGAAAGGGTCGGAGGGGAAGGGCTCTTTTTGCTGACAGTTTCCGTGACAGCAGCATCCTGATTGTCCCATGTGGAGGATGCCTCGGGGAGGGATGGGCTACTCACCTTCCGAATAGTTCGATTCCAGGGGCACAGGTTCTGGGGGGAGGTGCAGTGAGGACCCCGCACGGTCCCATTTGGGGCTTGGCACGGCGGGGATGGGCTCCTCCGTCTCACAGCCTTACTCGAAACTTCCCAGGGGGGCCTAGACTGGAAAGGCGGACCCTGTGCCCTCAGGACGGTTTGATCCGGAGTATCTCGCGGGAAACGAGCCTTCGGTTCTTTTTGGTACACCTCCTCGGTCTTCTCCCCTGACTTCAGGAAGATGCTGGAACTAACTGGACCCAGCGGCTCGGTCCCGGGCGCGGGCTTGTCGCGCCGAATTGCGCGCTCCCGGAGGCTTGGCCACGGTCTTGGGGCCCTGGCTGGGGCTGAACTATAGTTCACCCGAGGCGGCAGAGACTTGGCTTCCTCCAGGGCCACCCGAGTACTGCGGGGCGTTTCCGGGGTCGCAGGCTCCGGCGGCACCGTGGGTCCAAAGGTGACGTTGCTTGGGGCAGGGGGCGCCGGGCTCAGTTTTCTGGCTAGCGCCGTCTGCACGATGTCCGCGGCAGCCTGCAGGCGGCTCAGAGACTCATCCAGGGAGCCGGTGCGCAGGAGCAGTCGAGGGCGCGGCGCATTGGCCTCCCGCGGGGGACTCCGGGGCCGAGGGCGCAGCTCGATCTGACGTTTGGGCACCGTCCGGGGCCTGGCAGGCGCGGTACGCTCCTCCAGCGCCACCTCCACACACTCGAACTGCGATGGGGTGGCAGGACTCGCCGCGCGGGGCCGGAGCTCCAGGTAAGTGGCCCAGCGGGAGCCACCGTCGGGGCCCTGGGGCTGCGGTTCGGCAGGGACGGGAGACGCGGACCCAGCCGGAGAGATGCTGCGGAAGGCCCGCGTCGTGAGCTGTTGCACTTCTCTGTCCTCTGCGTCGGAGCGGCTGAATAGGGGCCTAGTGCCGAAGATGACTTCCATCTCCCCCGACGGCAGCATGCGCAGCTGGGGCTGGGGTAGTCGCGGGCCGGAGGCCGGGCCTCGCGGGAAACCCGAGCCGGGCAGTAGCTGCTGGCGGCTATTCTGGGCGCTGACGGACAGGCGAGGCTGCACGCCCGCCCCCAGCGCAGGGGCCACCCTGGGCCAATTCGCCCGGCCCTCTGCGTCCGGTCCAACGTCCGGGGGCTCTGGAGAACCCGGAGCAGTGTGGTAGGAGCCTGACGAACCGGACGAGTCCTGGCGCCGAGCGGGGGCCGCAGGCAGCCGCCCTGGGAACCCAGGCAGGGCTGGCTGGACGAGCGCGGTCAGCATGCTGGGGCCGGACGCGGCGCACTACCTCCCTCGCATTCGCCTCCGCTGGTGTCGCGGACGCCCGCATTGTCCCCGCCCCGCCCGCGGGTGCCGTGGGGGTCACCGCGCCTTAAAGCGGCCGCGTCCGCTCCTAAGACAGCGGGCATAGGCAGCCAGAGGGCCCTGGGCCCTACCCTCCTAGATCCCTTCTCGGACGTGAACCGGAGAGCCTAGGGTGACATTCCAGGCTTTGGTTTGGAAGGTGAGCGGAGGGCAAACATCCAACTTGGACCCAGGAGCCAGGCCCAACTCCACTCGTCCACCCCaggtgagggaactgaggctgAGCAGGGACCTGCTTGACGTCAAGTATCCTGTGTGGGTCAGTGTGTGAGCCAGACCAGACAACCCGGGTCTGGCAATTTCATCTGTCAACTCCCCACGTCTTCCCATCACTGCAGGGCACCCCTCCTCTCTGGCCCTCACAGCGCCTGTCCCGGCCAGAGCTCATAAGGGAGCATGCATCATCTTCTGTGACCATCACCACAACCTGCCCCGTATCTTTGATAGAGGAGCATCACATGGAGGCTCCCCAAACTCCAAAAGTTGTACTGGGGCCTCAGAAAACATGTCCCTGGCTAGACCCACTGCTTTTGTGGAAACCTAGGCTGGAGGGGACAGTGCTAGCTTTTCAGCTTGTCAGAACAAGGCCCAGATGCTAATATGGCATCTTTTAGGAACATTTAGGGTAGCTGTGGTCCCTTCTCTAAAGGCCTGTGGTAAGAATAGCTCTGTGTTCCCC from Dama dama isolate Ldn47 chromosome 9, ASM3311817v1, whole genome shotgun sequence carries:
- the PROB1 gene encoding proline-rich basic protein 1; this translates as MLTALVQPALPGFPGRLPAAPARRQDSSGSSGSYHTAPGSPEPPDVGPDAEGRANWPRVAPALGAGVQPRLSVSAQNSRQQLLPGSGFPRGPASGPRLPQPQLRMLPSGEMEVIFGTRPLFSRSDAEDREVQQLTTRAFRSISPAGSASPVPAEPQPQGPDGGSRWATYLELRPRAASPATPSQFECVEVALEERTAPARPRTVPKRQIELRPRPRSPPREANAPRPRLLLRTGSLDESLSRLQAAADIVQTALARKLSPAPPAPSNVTFGPTVPPEPATPETPRSTRVALEEAKSLPPRVNYSSAPARAPRPWPSLRERAIRRDKPAPGTEPLGPVSSSIFLKSGEKTEEVYQKEPKARFPRDTPDQTVLRAQGPPFQSRPPWEVSSKAVRRRSPSPPCQAPNGTVRGPHCTSPQNLCPWNRTIRKVSSPSLPEASSTWDNQDAAVTETVSKKSPSPPTLSQWNRGVARARSPSPEAPSSWEVSHPAVGDAVEGSRSPSPPTLPSWETPDRPVGTWSPSPQETWNSTVQSSSVVSTRVAMNGAAQEELVPPMSSAPGTPKLTEVQSPSTREMPDLAFPGNQLSPEVAATQLPLSRTLDADARPEAVGSGEAASGRPRVAIPRPRDVRKMVKTTYAPSFPASTPDSGLPAPPAEPRGEEGSASKTQELQALGPPAPSHYTSIFLKDFLPVVSHPYEAPEPTPDTVPRDVTQSNGVLRRRAENNTAKPFARTEIRLPGALALGRRPERTRGVAVHGPGGKNREAEAQRLVPDDKGRTSPLGGARTSPQQSPIGPAETQPPGPPRPSSPQAHPSSSSGIESKLETPPKAPEPAVAVQSPLPREPQASARRTARAQPRAASAPPLDRSADGSSQGARRPPGAANPGKVLVDPESGRYYFVEAPRQPRLRLLFDPESGQYVEVLLPPSPSVPPRRVYTPLALGPGLYPPAYGPLPGLSLPPSPGPPAFSGPQLSWASEAGPLDGMYYLPVSGTPSPAPPLLLCAPPSSLGPSQPNKGSLFPV